The genomic segment GCGACCTCTTCACCACCTGCGTGGACATCCGTTGGCGTTGGATGCTTGTCATCTTCACCCTCTCCTTCATTCTCTCCTGGCTGCTCTTTGGATTTGCCTTCTGGCTCATTGCCTCCATGCATGGGGACTTCTCCATTCGGCTTGCCCCCAGTTCAGGTTCCTCTCTGAGATCAGGAGAGGCCAGTTCTGGAGGAGAGTCTGATAGAGAGTCAGTTGTTGAGGAGCCATGCTTTCTCCAGGTGAACAGCTTCATGGCGGCCTTTCTGTTATCCTTGGAGACCCAGACATCCATCGGTTACGGATTTAGAAGTGTGACCGAAGAATGCCCTCAGGCGGTGGTGGCAGTCGTCTTGCAGTGCATTGTGGGCTGCATTATTGATGCCTTCATCATCGGGGCAGTCATGGCAAAGATTGCCAAGCCTAAGAAGCGCAACGAAACACTGGTATTCAGTGAAAAAGCTGTAGTGGCAGTACGAGATGGGAAATTGTGCATGATGTGGAGAGTTGGAAATCTTCGCAAGAGTCACCTGGTAGAGGCACATGTCAGAGCACAACTACTCAAGGTAAGTGGATGGAAGTTATATAATGACCATGATGAAAAAAGAATTATGATTTCAGAAAGAATGACAATGATTACAGAGATGGACTTAAATGTCATAGGAATCATCTTTTGCGGTTaaaataatgagaaataaacaaataaagggGTTGCTATtgtgagagagagcagcaaAGCAAAAAGGTtgcagtagagagagagagagagagcgctgaGACCATCTGGCCTGTATTCTGTGAACCACAGTTAATgagagcttgttttattttccctcagGGGTTAGGAAGATTTACCATGGATTAACTTGCCCACAATTCTTTAACTGAGAACTATTGTCCTTTGCCATCTCATTTTCCCCTGTGTGATTATATAGTATGTATCTGTGTGGTTACTCCACTGTCTGGTCTTCTGTGGGTGGCCTTAAACATATTTACGTTTTAGGTAAATGTGTGTAACATGGAGGCTGGAACACTGAGACAATTGTGTATCTCTTAATAGCATGACCATATCAAAGTTCATACAGGGCAGATGGGATTAAGTTTACGAGGATCAAAGTAATACAATTCTTAATGCTGGAAATGGATATTGTCAAACAATAAGGGCTGGGTGAGTGATAAGCCTATGCATTGGTAGCATGACTAAAGTCAATGTCAAATTCAGCTCAATATAATCACCAAATACTAAGCTTTTGGGTCAGGGTAAGAACTTTAATTTTCAATGTAGGCCACCTGATGAAAGGgtgttacatttatttaaagtgccCACATACAATATGGTGTTCAAGGTGACAGAATATACCCATTCCTCCCCTTTATTGTGACAAAAGCAGCTTAATTTTACACATTGTTATGGTACTTTGTGCTTGATTATGTCCTGGCTTtggcttttgttcattttatatcgGAAATAATATACACTAACTTTCTACTCCCAAAATGTTCTTAGCCTAGGGTTACACCAGAGGGAGAGTTCCTTCCACTGGACAATGAAGACATCAACGTGGGTTTTGACACTGGCACCGATCGCATCTTCTTAGTATCACCTGTTACAGTTGTCCATGAAATCAACGATGAGTCACCGTTCTTTGAAATGGACCAAAAGACACTTGAGAGTGACTCGGAGTTGGAGATAGTGGTCATACTCGAGGGAATGGTGGAAGCCACAGCCATGACCACACAGTGCCGTAGCTCCTATCTGGCTTCAGAAATCCTTTGGGGACATCGCTTTGAACCTGTGCTCTTCGAGAGTAAAGACTGCTACCAGGTTCGACATGATACGTATCGTTAACTTCCCTTCATGCTTAatctaaaattatttttaaaaaaacatagtaTAAGGGGTATCCTTAAGACATTGGTGAGTCCCCCACTTATCATCAATAAATCATAACTCACTGTACTAGCACCACCAGTGgatcaaaaaatgtattttttcaaCTGTAAAACTAATGAAATTCACTTCAGCCTAAAATgtactttgatttttttttgctaataCACTAAACTGAGACAGTGAACATGGTGAAAATGAGTCTGTGTAACATGAGCATGTCAGCATCGTTACTGTGAGCATGTTAGCAGTGTTACAGTTAGCATTTAGCACAAAGCAGCACACGACTACTCTCCTGTTCAGGGGGTATACTGAAAGCTTCTTGGTGTTCTTACCTTTTTTAGGTGGACTACTCATTCTTCAACAGGACATATGAAGTTCCCAACACACCTTCATGCAGTGCTAAAGAGATGGCTGAACAGAAATACATTCAGGGCTCAAGGTCCTCCTTCTGTTATGAGAATGAAGTAGCTCTGCAATTTGCCTCTCCTGATGATGAGCCTGACCAAGGGCCTGAGTGTCCTCTCCCACCGACCCGAAGGCCTTCACTGGCAGAACATCTCCACTACAACTGAACCTGACAGATAGCGGGGTtcaagaaaaaagagagaaagaggaagttTAGCCATTGTTTTGTCAGTGACAAGATATTACGTCTAGAATATGGAGGGGTTAAAAGACCATTAGAAAACTGCAAGGCTTAAATGAGAACTATCATACAGATTAGATTTTTCAGAGTCCCCAGTCAACAGGGGAGATGAGTTACTACACTAACCTAGTTGTCTGATTGGTCCTGGCAATCTTTCATCATTGTTGTCTGCCAAGTCTCACCCTGGCCCATCTCGATCACAGCCCCGCTCATCTGGCTCTTGTGCAACAGCACCCCCTAGTGGTTCTAACCACTCACTGCAAGTTTTTTTCGATCTCCATTTCAGACTGCTCCTGTATGCAATAAATGGTAGTACACTTACTACTCAGGAATGTATTCCACTATCATGCTGACTTGTcacattaatgttttattttcttatggTAAGTATGAATAGTTTACATTTTGTGATACTTTGGTTAGGTGATGAGATTACTGATACAGGCTCTGTAATTTGTAGAGCCAAAAACGAGCAATAGTACCATGGAGAAACAGCTGAAGACTGGCAGCGTCTTTGAGCAGTTTCTTTGCCATGTAAtctatgttgtttgtttttggcttttttcttttgtaaaacaaaCCATGTATATTGATTGTAACATTTACTTTATCCAATCGTTACTTAACCTCCTGTTTTCTATTGGTTGAATGCCATGAGATAGCACAGTATGCACTGTAACTTTAGTCCTCTTCACTGCAGTGATTCACTGTGTAGATAATGTTGGCTCTGTCCAACTCAGCAAATCACCATCTTTCTAGCACTGCTCTCGACCGTATATTTTCATGTTCCCAGTTGTTAAAATCAACCACATGGTGATGTCTTGCACCATTGCTTTGGATTCTAGTAATTACGGTGTCTGCCCACTgacattaatgtttaaaatgtcttgGCACTTGGGGGATGTTTAATGTTTAGGACAGAAACCAAGGCAAAAGAATCTCTTTGAAGCCATAGGCTCCAAATACAGGGAGTGAAACAACTATGTACCCCTCTGCACAAACTGATGAGGATTGAACTGGAAATCTCATGACATTCATAGAaaagtgtttaatgtttttgtgcCCATAAAATCATGTGATACGCTCCTAAGTCCAGTTGGTCACTGTTGGTCTCTTTTACAAAATGTGAGAACAGTGTTGCAGATGGTGCCTTTATAacaaactacagtttttgcAGCTGACCCTTCTCCTGGAATagatcatttttattacatttatgtgtttgcatAACACAATTTAtgcaacagtgtgtttttgtttttaccaacTTCTGCACAACATTTTTCGAAGTAGAGAACATGTCTATGCAAATAATTACTGTGAATCTACTCAGTGATTGAGTAGTATGTTATCATGCACTGGTAATAGATACTTTAAGCTAGACTTTGTAATGATTGCACTTTGTATGTACATTACAAAACATCTGATatgcttttgtctgttttagaTCCTGTAATCCAGGCTACTGTATATTGTGCTGCAGTACCAAGTATTTGACCTGTAGGCAAAAGTAGGAAGGAGTGTCAGGAATGCACCAAGATATTAAGAGTTAACCAATTAACAGCCAGTCGGAAGCTGTTCTTTGTACTTTGCACTTAAGTAATGTATGGAGAAAAATATCTTTcatgaaaatcatcattttaactATGATAGCACTTTAATcaccccaaaaagaaaaaagattattaCGTAATTTATTAGATTAAACTATTAAATTCTGTAGCtaccttttgttgtttgtttgtttttaatgaaaaagggACGTCTCTGCTAAAATGTCCAAATGTAATTTCAGGGCTGCCACAAGCACAGAGCACTTCTAAATGAACATTTGTTGTAgagcaaataaaacagtgtcTAAATTGCAatctttggttgattatttaTTCTCTACATGTCGTCAGGATTTAGACCAAAtgtttttctgcagcagcaccaAGTGGAAAAATGTTAAAcctttgattgtgtgtgtgtgtatgtgtggtgtgtgtgggatgGGGGGGTGcgagtgagtgcgtgtgtgtgtgtgtgtgtgttgtgttgtgtttacattcgTGTGAATACGTCATTAGCGCCGGGACCCTGGTACCGGGTAGCGCGGCTACAAGCGGGTTCAGTGGGATTTTCATGGATGACCTGAATCACTCATCTGGAGTCGGGTCATTCCTGGTAAAGCGTGTGTTGTACGGTTTGGACGGAGTCAGAGTAAACCCGATCCCAGACCAGCGTCTGCGGACACTCACCGCCTCAGAGTCGTAAACAAAGGGCGCGCGAGTTTCTCCTGCTTCAGCGTGAGAGTGCCGCACAGCCACCTGCTGCAGCGCTCTCATTGGCTGGTTTCACACGTTACTCACTTTCTGCCCCGCCCCTTAACCTTTAGCATTGGCTAACGGTGGACGTTGCTGCGTTTCAGTTGACGCCATTCGCTGTCGCACTCGCTTTATGCCAGTCTGGGGGCGGAAAGCTTCCGTCGTGCTGAAGAGGCGGCTCTTGGTCGTGGTTGTAGACTGTGATTGGCGTTGTTTCTCTCCGGGGCTTGACTCAGAGCCGTGTGTCGTACGTGGTTGGTCCGCCGACAGGAAGCTCGAGCCCAGGGCTGAAGCCGTTCCCGTGCCCTCACTGCTGCTCTCCGTCTGTTTCATTCTCAGTGTGTGCGGCTTCGCAGGGAGAGCGGTGCAATGAGAAAAACCGCATATGCGGTAGGCTATTCACCTTTCAAGCAGGAAAGAAATACGCAAGAAACAACCTTGTTCTGGTTCTTACCGCACCAAAGCCTTACCCACGTCTCAGAGAGGAACCTGAAGGTGAGACATTTAA from the Solea senegalensis isolate Sse05_10M linkage group LG9, IFAPA_SoseM_1, whole genome shotgun sequence genome contains:
- the kcnj14 gene encoding ATP-sensitive inward rectifier potassium channel 14, with product MMGAARVKRRISAVVDGPVEEEEVMRLAQSAADTAKAGGSPTGSGTPTSPSPTHALNGKALPLQSNSNNARRQNANGDSVGRVEGGEGGVRAGGKCSGLRSGKGTSRGGREEGLSSSEQDSLSFSTTSRRRTRRSSRRPRQRFVGKDGRCNVTFVNMSERGQRYLSDLFTTCVDIRWRWMLVIFTLSFILSWLLFGFAFWLIASMHGDFSIRLAPSSGSSLRSGEASSGGESDRESVVEEPCFLQVNSFMAAFLLSLETQTSIGYGFRSVTEECPQAVVAVVLQCIVGCIIDAFIIGAVMAKIAKPKKRNETLVFSEKAVVAVRDGKLCMMWRVGNLRKSHLVEAHVRAQLLKPRVTPEGEFLPLDNEDINVGFDTGTDRIFLVSPVTVVHEINDESPFFEMDQKTLESDSELEIVVILEGMVEATAMTTQCRSSYLASEILWGHRFEPVLFESKDCYQVDYSFFNRTYEVPNTPSCSAKEMAEQKYIQGSRSSFCYENEVALQFASPDDEPDQGPECPLPPTRRPSLAEHLHYN